The proteins below come from a single Streptomyces sp. M92 genomic window:
- a CDS encoding aminotransferase class I/II-fold pyridoxal phosphate-dependent enzyme yields MDHSRVPVLEALEDFRRRGDIAYGPPGHKQGRGVDPRVAEIVGMDVFRSDVLSLNGLDDRRQSQGVVSRAQELMADAVGADQAFFSTCGSSLSVKTAMLAVAGPGEKLLISRNAHKAVVAAVVVNGVEPVWVHPKFDTERHLAHPPEPDDVRRKLAEHPDAKGMLLITPTDWGTCADIAGVARVCHEFDIPLIVDEAWGAHLPFHPGLPAWGMDTEADLVVTSVHKMGGAIEQSSVFHLQYDRVSPEVLRQREDLLGTTSASTLVFATLDGWRRQMVEQGRELLGAALGRAERVRAAVAAMPGLRPMGQEVVDAGLAAAYDPLKIVIDVRELGVSGMQATEWVRDHCHVDLGGSDTCRISASITHADDDRTEEVLLDALRALVDGAGPIGRRPPVRLPEPSALELEQAMLPRAAFFAPVDHVPAERAAGRVSAEMISPYPPGVPVVAPGEVITDEVVDYLRSGADHGVLIPDAADPSVRTLRVVRTPH; encoded by the coding sequence ATGGATCACTCGCGGGTGCCCGTACTGGAAGCGCTGGAGGACTTCCGTCGCCGGGGGGACATCGCCTACGGGCCGCCGGGACACAAGCAGGGACGGGGGGTGGACCCGCGGGTCGCGGAGATCGTCGGCATGGACGTCTTCCGCTCCGACGTCCTCTCCCTCAACGGACTGGACGACCGCCGCCAGTCGCAGGGCGTGGTGAGCCGGGCGCAGGAGCTCATGGCCGACGCCGTCGGCGCCGACCAGGCCTTCTTCTCCACCTGCGGCAGTTCCCTGTCGGTCAAGACCGCGATGCTGGCCGTGGCCGGCCCCGGCGAGAAGCTGCTGATCTCGCGCAACGCGCACAAGGCCGTGGTCGCGGCCGTCGTCGTCAACGGCGTCGAACCCGTCTGGGTGCACCCGAAGTTCGACACCGAACGACACCTCGCCCACCCGCCCGAGCCGGACGACGTACGCCGCAAGCTGGCGGAACACCCGGACGCCAAGGGCATGTTGCTCATCACGCCCACCGACTGGGGGACGTGCGCCGACATCGCGGGCGTGGCCCGGGTCTGCCACGAGTTCGACATCCCCCTCATCGTGGACGAGGCCTGGGGCGCCCACCTGCCGTTCCACCCCGGCCTGCCCGCCTGGGGGATGGACACCGAGGCCGACCTGGTGGTGACCAGCGTCCACAAGATGGGCGGCGCCATCGAGCAGAGCTCCGTCTTCCATCTCCAGTACGACCGGGTCTCGCCCGAGGTGCTCAGACAGCGCGAGGACCTGCTGGGCACCACCAGCGCCTCGACCCTGGTGTTCGCCACGCTCGACGGCTGGCGCCGGCAGATGGTCGAGCAGGGCCGCGAACTGCTCGGTGCCGCGCTCGGCCGGGCGGAACGCGTCCGCGCGGCGGTCGCCGCCATGCCGGGGCTGCGCCCCATGGGACAGGAGGTCGTCGACGCCGGGCTCGCCGCCGCCTACGACCCGCTCAAGATCGTGATCGACGTAAGGGAACTGGGCGTCAGCGGCATGCAGGCGACCGAATGGGTGCGCGACCACTGCCACGTCGACCTCGGCGGCTCCGACACCTGCCGCATCAGCGCCTCGATCACCCACGCCGACGACGACCGGACGGAGGAAGTGCTGCTGGACGCCCTGCGCGCGCTCGTCGACGGGGCCGGACCGATCGGACGCAGGCCGCCGGTCCGGCTGCCCGAGCCCTCCGCGCTGGAACTGGAACAGGCCATGCTGCCGCGCGCGGCGTTCTTCGCCCCGGTGGACCACGTGCCCGCCGAACGGGCCGCCGGGCGCGTCTCCGCGGAGATGATCAGCCCCTATCCGCCGGGTGTGCCCGTGGTCGCCCCCGGCGAGGTCATCACCGACGAGGTCGTGGACTACCTGCGCAGCGGCGCGGACCACGGCGTGCTGATCCCGGACGCGGCCGATCCGTCGGTGCGGACCCTGCGGGTGGTGCGCACCCCGCACTGA
- a CDS encoding DUF6895 family protein encodes MSARRAGAAALDWVRAHRDRFALGEDALAADGQVNRTWKPLGELAQVCASVSARTPASDPLHAPAAELLDFAWQQTREGEMFPLMQSLEPFATYPLEVYAAFASAGYRHPGYEASAAVVARTRGWRLTEQYPTRRLGVIEAERRSGLRPHGGVPQALDRTWLGGLPEPWTFERAAGYALTHVVFHLTDWGRTPQGLPPDLADYLRHWLPPWLDTCLDARMYDLSCELLAVAASLPDPPEPTVLEDAWHRVTAAQHACGAVPEEGALQDAAPPGRDDPYAFSDCYHSTLMAVFAAALTTARVRDADHAGQGVPG; translated from the coding sequence GTGAGCGCCCGGCGGGCCGGGGCGGCCGCCCTGGACTGGGTACGGGCGCACCGCGACCGCTTCGCGCTCGGCGAGGACGCGCTCGCGGCGGACGGCCAGGTCAACCGCACCTGGAAGCCGCTGGGCGAACTGGCCCAGGTGTGCGCCTCCGTGTCGGCCCGCACCCCGGCCTCGGACCCGTTGCACGCACCGGCGGCCGAGCTGCTGGACTTCGCCTGGCAGCAGACCCGCGAGGGCGAGATGTTCCCGCTGATGCAGTCGCTGGAACCCTTCGCCACCTACCCGCTGGAGGTCTACGCGGCCTTCGCCTCGGCCGGCTACCGCCACCCCGGCTACGAGGCGTCCGCCGCCGTGGTGGCGCGCACCCGGGGCTGGCGCCTGACCGAGCAGTACCCCACCCGGCGGCTCGGCGTCATCGAGGCCGAGCGGCGCAGCGGCCTGCGCCCGCACGGCGGAGTGCCGCAGGCGCTGGACCGCACCTGGCTGGGCGGCCTGCCCGAACCGTGGACCTTCGAACGCGCGGCCGGGTACGCGCTGACCCACGTCGTCTTCCACCTCACCGACTGGGGCCGCACCCCGCAGGGCCTGCCGCCCGACCTGGCCGACTACCTGCGACACTGGCTGCCGCCCTGGCTGGACACCTGCCTGGACGCCCGCATGTACGACCTGAGCTGCGAGCTGCTGGCGGTGGCGGCGAGCCTCCCGGACCCGCCGGAGCCGACCGTGCTGGAGGACGCCTGGCACCGCGTCACGGCGGCACAGCACGCCTGCGGCGCCGTCCCCGAGGAGGGCGCCCTCCAGGACGCCGCCCCACCGGGGCGGGACGACCCCTACGCCTTCAGCGACTGCTACCACTCCACCCTGATGGCGGTGTTCGCCGCGGCCCTCACCACGGCCCGGGTGCGCGACGCGGACCACGCCGGACAAGGAGTGCCCGGATGA
- a CDS encoding DUF6895 family protein encodes MTDTRLIHRVGAGALEWLWAHRDGFRLEPDVDPEIGFLERFKPIGELALICKVLFREGVAGSRQAQLARQLLDHVWRDTLDGGRMLVRGQRVEPFSPVPFEVYLPFKELGYSQPEIERATVLNHRLDSWTRFPVTPTRRLGLSAFQRRFGLPARPPEADLVGTTWLAGTPEPWTVEGHTAYDITHTVFHLTDWGERPDGLPETVADYLATWLPVWIDDWVDLERWDLLGELLVVDACLPRPTLDEPAWQAFAAAQQSDGAMPAVRAMPEGDPDTVFDIVYHPTLVAAYASVLATSRALSELAHSSS; translated from the coding sequence ATGACGGACACCCGACTGATCCACCGCGTCGGAGCGGGCGCCCTGGAGTGGCTCTGGGCCCACCGCGACGGCTTCCGTCTGGAGCCGGACGTCGACCCCGAGATCGGCTTCCTGGAGCGCTTCAAGCCGATCGGGGAGCTCGCCCTGATCTGCAAGGTGCTCTTCCGCGAGGGCGTCGCCGGCTCCCGGCAGGCCCAGCTGGCCCGCCAACTGCTCGACCACGTCTGGCGGGACACGCTGGACGGCGGCCGCATGCTGGTGCGCGGACAGCGCGTCGAACCGTTCTCACCCGTGCCCTTCGAGGTGTACCTGCCGTTCAAGGAGCTGGGCTACAGCCAGCCCGAGATCGAGCGAGCCACCGTGCTCAACCACCGCCTGGACAGCTGGACGCGGTTCCCGGTGACCCCGACCCGGCGCCTGGGTCTGTCCGCCTTCCAGCGCCGCTTCGGCCTGCCGGCCCGGCCGCCCGAGGCCGACCTGGTGGGCACCACCTGGCTGGCCGGCACCCCCGAACCCTGGACGGTCGAGGGCCACACCGCCTACGACATCACCCACACCGTCTTCCACCTCACCGACTGGGGCGAGCGGCCCGACGGCCTGCCGGAGACCGTCGCCGACTACCTCGCCACCTGGCTGCCGGTCTGGATCGACGACTGGGTGGACCTGGAGCGCTGGGACCTGCTCGGCGAACTCCTCGTCGTGGACGCCTGCCTGCCCCGGCCCACCCTGGACGAACCCGCGTGGCAGGCCTTCGCCGCCGCGCAGCAGTCCGACGGTGCCATGCCCGCCGTACGGGCGATGCCCGAGGGCGACCCCGACACGGTGTTCGACATCGTCTACCACCCGACGCTGGTTGCCGCCTACGCCTCCGTGCTGGCCACCTCCCGCGCCCTCAGCGAGCTGGCGCACAGCAGCTCATGA
- a CDS encoding serine hydrolase domain-containing protein, with the protein MTARRAPWPGDLRDEAGHAQPPAAAPGPSDERALLDRLAEAVDASDAPDAVFAVSRHGRRTLHSGGTATAPDVPRQDLRYEIGSASKTLTGLLLTLLIRRGVLTGAEPAAACLDPGHPVGPHPVTLAHLVTHTSGLPALPADFVPRALPAWRTNPYARYPAERLTGAFLRHGPRHRPGTRWHYSNYGVSVLGHALAAATGRTWDDLLTGQVLRPLGMSGTALRAEDDKTDATGHRRDGRTPVPAFDAGGFQAAGAVRSTPHDLLTFLEAHLDPARSPLAGALRAVRVPVLRRGLGHRHVHTVAWFRHPTDGGPMYFHSGATLGQQAFLGFRPDTGTALAAVCTRRFRARDPFIATAYALLAGP; encoded by the coding sequence ATGACGGCCCGCCGCGCGCCCTGGCCGGGCGACCTCCGCGACGAGGCCGGGCACGCCCAGCCCCCGGCCGCAGCCCCCGGGCCGTCCGACGAGAGGGCCCTGCTCGACCGGCTGGCCGAGGCCGTCGACGCCTCCGACGCGCCCGACGCCGTCTTCGCCGTCTCCCGGCACGGCCGGCGCACCCTCCACAGCGGCGGCACGGCCACAGCGCCCGACGTCCCCCGCCAGGACCTGCGCTACGAGATCGGCTCGGCCTCCAAGACCCTCACCGGACTGCTGCTGACCTTGCTCATCCGGCGCGGCGTGCTCACCGGAGCCGAACCGGCCGCCGCCTGCCTGGATCCCGGCCACCCGGTGGGCCCGCACCCCGTGACCCTCGCCCACCTCGTCACCCACACCTCGGGGCTCCCGGCGCTGCCCGCCGACTTCGTCCCCCGCGCCCTGCCCGCCTGGCGCACCAACCCCTACGCCCGCTACCCGGCCGAGCGGCTGACCGGTGCCTTCCTGCGCCACGGCCCGCGCCACCGCCCCGGAACCCGCTGGCACTACTCCAACTACGGCGTCTCCGTCCTCGGCCACGCCTTGGCCGCGGCCACCGGCAGGACCTGGGACGACCTGCTCACCGGTCAGGTCCTGCGCCCCCTCGGCATGAGCGGCACCGCCCTGCGCGCGGAGGACGACAAGACCGACGCAACCGGCCACCGCAGGGACGGCCGGACCCCGGTCCCGGCCTTCGACGCGGGCGGCTTCCAGGCGGCGGGCGCCGTCCGGTCCACCCCGCACGACCTGCTCACCTTCCTGGAGGCCCACCTCGACCCGGCCCGCTCACCCCTGGCCGGCGCGCTGCGGGCGGTACGCGTGCCGGTGCTCCGCCGCGGGCTCGGGCACCGGCACGTGCACACGGTGGCGTGGTTCCGGCACCCCACCGACGGCGGGCCGATGTACTTCCACAGCGGCGCCACCCTCGGCCAGCAGGCGTTCCTCGGCTTCCGCCCCGACACCGGCACGGCGCTGGCCGCGGTCTGCACCCGCCGCTTCCGTGCCCGGGACCCGTTCATCGCCACCGCCTACGCGCTCCTCGCCGGGCCATGA
- a CDS encoding alpha-lytic protease prodomain-containing protein, with product MVGRHAARSRRAALTALGALVLTAVPAAASAAPPPAPGPVSAAARTLGADTPGAQVLRAMQRDLELTPAQASARLVNEAEAGTRAGMLRNTLGDRFAGAWVSGATSAELTVATTDAADTAAIEAQGAEAAVVEKGLAELRSVKEKLDAAAARTGTHETPVWFVDVRTNRVVVQATSESAAADFVEAAGVAGQDVGVRVSADRPRVFKDLVGGDAYYIDGQARCSIGFSVTKDQQQGFATAGHCGEPGATTTGVDETDQGTFQASTFPGKDMAWVGVNADWTATPDVNGEGGQRVRIDGSVEALVGASVCRSGSTTGWHCGTVQQHDTSVSYPQGTVDGLTQTTVCAEPGDSGGPFVAGTQAQGTTSGGSGDCTNGGTTFYQPVNPLLSDFGLTLRTTSAESGTPAPQDNAAADAWTAGRVYEAGTTVSHAGLRYRCLQNHQAQGVWSPEATPALWQRV from the coding sequence ATGGTCGGCAGACATGCCGCGCGCAGCCGCCGCGCAGCCCTCACCGCGCTCGGCGCCCTGGTCCTGACCGCAGTCCCCGCCGCGGCGTCGGCCGCCCCGCCGCCGGCTCCTGGACCGGTGTCCGCCGCCGCGCGGACGCTCGGCGCGGACACACCCGGGGCGCAGGTGCTGCGCGCCATGCAACGGGACCTGGAACTGACGCCGGCCCAGGCGTCGGCCCGGCTGGTCAACGAGGCCGAGGCGGGCACCCGCGCGGGCATGCTGCGCAACACGCTGGGCGACCGCTTCGCCGGGGCCTGGGTGAGCGGCGCGACCTCCGCCGAACTGACCGTCGCCACCACCGACGCCGCGGACACGGCCGCCATCGAGGCCCAGGGCGCCGAGGCGGCGGTCGTCGAGAAGGGGCTGGCGGAGCTCCGCTCGGTCAAGGAGAAGCTGGACGCCGCCGCCGCGCGAACCGGGACGCACGAGACGCCGGTCTGGTTCGTCGACGTCAGGACCAACCGGGTCGTGGTGCAGGCCACCAGCGAGTCGGCCGCAGCGGACTTCGTCGAGGCCGCCGGGGTCGCCGGCCAGGACGTCGGTGTCCGGGTCTCGGCCGACCGCCCCCGGGTGTTCAAGGACCTCGTCGGCGGCGACGCCTACTACATCGACGGCCAGGCCCGCTGCTCCATCGGCTTCTCCGTCACCAAGGACCAGCAGCAGGGCTTCGCCACGGCCGGCCACTGCGGCGAGCCGGGCGCGACGACCACCGGAGTCGACGAGACCGACCAGGGCACCTTCCAGGCGTCCACCTTCCCGGGCAAGGACATGGCCTGGGTGGGCGTCAACGCCGACTGGACCGCCACCCCGGACGTCAACGGCGAGGGCGGCCAGAGGGTGCGGATCGACGGCTCGGTGGAGGCGCTCGTGGGCGCGTCCGTCTGCCGCTCCGGCTCCACCACCGGGTGGCACTGCGGCACGGTCCAGCAGCACGACACGAGCGTCAGCTACCCGCAGGGCACCGTGGACGGCCTGACCCAGACCACGGTGTGCGCCGAACCCGGCGACTCCGGCGGCCCCTTCGTCGCGGGCACCCAGGCGCAGGGCACCACGTCCGGCGGCTCCGGCGACTGCACGAACGGCGGAACCACCTTCTACCAGCCGGTCAATCCGCTGCTCAGCGACTTCGGCCTCACCCTGAGGACGACCTCCGCCGAGTCGGGCACGCCCGCGCCGCAGGACAACGCGGCGGCGGACGCGTGGACCGCCGGCCGGGTCTACGAGGCCGGAACCACGGTGTCCCACGCGGGGCTGCGCTACCGGTGCCTGCAGAACCACCAGGCGCAGGGCGTCTGGTCGCCCGAGGCCACGCCGGCCCTGTGGCAGCGTGTCTGA